A region of the Arthrobacter sp. FW306-07-I genome:
GATGAGGGTCCAGACGTCCGGGGCCACGGCGCAGGCGATGGCGGCAACGACGAAGAAGACCATGTCCGCCATGAACACCTTGAACCGGCCGAGCTTGTCCACGAAGTAGCCGCCGAAGACTGATCCCACCAGGGCGCCAACCATGATCGAGGCGGACACCACGGCCAGCATCTCGGGAGTCAGGTGGAAGTCCTTGGAGATGTAGGGCAGGCCGAACGCCACCGAGGTGAAGTCGTAGGCGTCCAGGAAGATGCCGCCCAGGGCGATGAGGGTGATGGCAAAGGATTTGCCCTTCTGGAGGGCACCGCTGTTGATGAGGTCTGTGACGTCCTGGGCGGAGCGCAGGACGATCCGTCCGCCGCTGGGTGCAGCGGCGTTGGGGACTGCTGACATTGGGGGTCCTTTCGAAAGCCCACTGCTTTGTGGGTCTCGGATTTTGCAAGTCTTATGTTCGATATTTCGAACGTTGGTCGATGTGGCGATCAAGCGATCGCTGGGGTAGGGTGATCGGGAACACAAAGGAGTCTAGGGACGCCACCCCGGCCCGTCAAGCACTGGACCGGGATTTGGACGGGAAGGCCTGCATCAGCGGCGACGCGGCCACCAGCGGGACATTGACCGAACGATCAACTGGCCCGACTCACCAACACCAGCCAGCCGACCTTTGTACTAAATTTCGAACATGAGAGGGGTTGCTCCCCATGGAGGACCGTCAACTGCCCAAGTGGTCCGAGATCCGCGAACTTGTCCAGTTCCGGAGCTTCGAGATGGACCCCGTGCAGCGAAGGCTTGCCCGGGCGTTCACCATCGCGGACCTTCGCGCGATGGCGCAGAAGACCACGCCGAAGGCTGTCTTCAACTACACGGACGGCGCTGCGGAGGAGGAAATCACCATCGCCCGGTGCCGGCAGGCCTACCGGGACGTGGAGTTCTCGCCGGCAGTCCTCCGTGATGTCTCGGATCCCGATCCTTCCACGAAGCTTTTTGGCCGGACCATCGACTTCCCCCTGGTCCTGGCGCCCACCGGCTACACGCGGATGATGCACAACGACGGCGAGAAGGCAGTTGCGCGGGTAGCGGCCCGGAACAACATTCCGTACACCCTCTCCACGGTGGGCACCACCACCGTGGAGGACCTCGCCAAGGCGGTGCCTGAAGGGAACAACTGGTTCCAGCTCTACATCGCCAAGGACCGGAGCAAAACCGAGGGCCTGCTGGAGCGGGTGCTGACCAGCGGCTACGACGTCCTGATGGTCACCGTGGACACCCAAGTGGGCGGTGCCCGCGTCAGGGAGCTGCGTGACGGGCTGACCATCCCGCCCACGTTGTCGCCGAAGACCTTTGCCGACATGGCGTTGCACCCGTCCTGGTGGTTCGACAAACTCACCACCCCGCCCATCGAGTTCGCGTCCCTCAAAGGCTTCGGCGGGAACTCGGCAGAGGTGGCGGACCAGGTGTTCGATCCCGCCCTGACGTTCGAGGACATCGCCTGGCTGCGTAAAGTGTGGCCGCACAAGTTGCTGGTCAAGGGCATCCAGACGGTCAAGGATGCGGAACGGGTTGTCGAGCTGGGCTGCGACGGAGTAGTCCTGTCCAACCACGGGGGCCGGCAGCTGGACCGCTCGCCCACCATCCTAAAGATCCTCCCCCAGGTCCGCGAGGCCCTGGGATCCAACCCCACGGTGCTGATCGACAGCGGCATCATGTCCGGCAGTGACATCCTGGCCGCCGTCGGCCTGGGAGCGGATGCGGCGATGGTGGGCCGGGCCTACCTCTACGGCCTGATGGCCGGCGGCGAGCGCGGCGCCGCCCATGCCGTGAAGATCCTGCGCTCCCAGTACGTACGGTCCATGCAGCTGCTGGGCGTCAAGTCCACGGCCGGCATTTCGGGCGATCATGTGGCACTGGCCGGCTGACCGCCAGGGGTTCGCCCCGCTCCCCCAGCCGTCAGCGGTAGCCGAGCTCGGCACTCAAGCGGGCAGCGCCGTCGGCCGCCAGCGCCGACCACTCCTCCACCGGGCGCTGGTTCCAGCGCATGTCCGGCACGGAGATGCTCAGGGCCGCCACCACTGCGCCGGTGTAGTCCCGGACCGGCGCAGCCACGCAGGAAACGTCCGGCGTGGACTCCCCGGACTCGAAGGCCAGCCCGGAGGCACGGATCTCGTCCAGGACGTTGGCGAGCGCGTGGGGTTCAGTGATGCTGTTGGGGGTCAGTTTGGCAAGGCCCTTTGTGATGATGCGCTTGCGTTCGGCGTCCGGCAGGTACGCCAGAAGGGCCTTGCCCACGGCGGTGCAGCTCGCCGGAAGCCGGCCGCCCATGCGCGAGACCATGCGCACGGACTGGGTGCTGTCCACCTTGCAGATGTACACCACGTCCGCGCCGTCGAGGATTCCCACGTTCACGGTCTCGTCGCACTCCCTGCCCACGGACTGGGAAATGCGCAGCCCGACGGCGTGCAGGTCCAGCCGTTCGGCGAACGCGTTGCCCAGCCGGAAGACGCTCAGCCCCAGGTGGTAGGTGGCGGTGGCATCGTCCCGGCGGAGGTATTTGCGCTCCGTCAGGGTGGTGAGCAGTTCGTGGACGGTGGTCCGGGGAAGGCCGGTCCGTTGCACCACTTCGGGTGCGGAAAGCCCGTGGCGGGCGTCCATGAAAAGCTCCAGGACGTCGAGGCTCCTGACGACGGCGGGGGTCAAGCGGGGCACGTGAAGTCCTTTCGTTTGGGGCGCGATGGCCTAGCGCGGCTTCCAGTCTACGTGCACCGTTCGAAATATCGCACATTGTTCGACAAGGAATGGATTTGGAACTAAAGATGATTCCAGGAGGAAACAACATGCAGACCACCCCAGAGCAGGTCGAAAACCAGATAGTGGCCGCGCACGCGGCCTACGAGCAGGCCCGGGACGTGGAACCACAGGTCCGCGGGTCCTGGCTGGAGGCCATCGCCGCCGCCCTCGAAGCCAACGCGGATGAACTCGTTGGCCTCGGAGAACAGGAAACCCACCTGGACCAGGGCCGGCTGCGTTTCGAACTGAAGCGCTCGGTCTTCCAGCTGCGCCTCTTCCGGAGCGAAATCCTTGCCGGTGAGCACCTGGGCGCCATCATTGACCACGCCGACCAGGACTGGGGAATGGGCCCCCGCCCGGACCTGCGCAGGGTCAACGTGCCCCTCGGCGTCGTGGGCGTCTTCGGTGCCTCCAACTTCCCCTTTGCATTCAGCGTGATGGGCGGGGACACTGCCTCCGCCCTCGCGGCCGGCTGCGCCGTGGTGCACAAGATCCACGAAGGGCACCTGCAGCTCGCGCTGCGCACGGCAGCCATCGTCGAGGAAGCACTTGCCGCAGCAGGCGCACCGCAGGGACTGTTTTCCGCCGTGGTGGGCCGGAAGGCAGCCGAAGCACTGGTCGACCATCCCCTGACCAAGGCGATTGGCTTCACGGGCTCCACCGCGGGCGGCCGGGCGCTTTTTGACCGGGCCTGCCGCCGCCCCACCCCCATTCCCTTCTACGGCGAGCTGGGCAGCATCAACCCCGTGTTCGTCACGGAGCAGGCCTGGGCTACGCGCCGGGACGCCATCCTTTCGGGTTACGCCGCGTCATTCACCGCCGGGATGGGGCAGTTCTGCACCAAGCCGGGACTGCTGTTCGCGCCCGCGGAGGATATGGACGAGGTGGCAGCCCTGCTTCAGCAGGAACTCGAAGCCAAGAGCGTGGCACCGCTCCTGAGCCCCAAGCTCCGCGAGGGCTTCGACGCCGCCCTGGAAAAGGTACGGTCCGCCGAGGGCGTGGACGTGCTGGTGAAGGGCGACGACGCCGAGGCTCCCCGGCCCACCGTGCTGGCCACCACCGCGGAGGCAGTGCTGGCACAGCCGGAGCTGCTGGAGCAGGAGATGTTCGGCCCCGCCACCCTGATCATCCGGTACCGTCCCGGCACCGACCTCACCGAACTGGCAGCCCTGCTGGAGGGCCAGCTGACGGCCACCGTCCAGGGTGAGCCGGAGGAAAAGCTCGAGGACCTGCTGACGGTGCTGCGGGAACGGAGCGGCCGGCTGGTGTGGAACGCCTGGCCAACGGGAGTCAGCGTCACCTACGCGCAGCAGCACGGTGGGCCCTATCCCGCCACCACCGCCGCCTCCACCACCTCCGTAGGCACCGCTGCCATCGGACGATTCATGCGACCGGTTGCCTACGACTCCTTCGCCCCGGAGCAGCTTCCGCCTGCCCTCCGGGATGACAACCCCTGGAACATCACGCGGCGGGTGGACGGAATCCACCAGCCTGCCGGACAGAAAGCTGAAACACGATGACGACTGTTAGTGCAGACCAGATCCTGCCCGCGGATGCGGACAAGGCCCTTTTGGTGGGGCGCGTCTGGGACCCGGAGACCGGTGGGCCGCGCGTGGTCTCCATCAGCGGACAGGACGTCTTCGACCACACCCCGCACGTACACACCGTTGCGGAACTTCTGGACCTGGACGACCCAGCGGGGCTCATTATGTCCACCCGCGAGTCGCCCAGTTGGGACCTGGCGGCCCTGATCGATGCTTCCCTGGCGCAGGACACGGAACGCCCGCACCTCCTGGCCCCGGTGGACCTGCAGGTGGTCAAAGCCTGCGGCGTGACGTTCGTGGACAGCATGATTGAGCGGGTCATCGAGGAACGGTGCGGCGGTGACTTCCACCAGGCCGCGGCCGTCCGTGAGTCCGTCCTGGCCGTTCTGGGCTCCGACCTCGCCAGCGTGCGGCCGGGCTCCGAGGAGGCCCGGCAGGTCAAGGAGGTGTTCACCGCCAAGGGGATGTGGTCCCAGTACCTGGAGGTGGGGCTGGGCGCCGACCCGGAAGTCTTCACCAAGGCCCCGGTGCTCTCGAGCGTGGGGTTTGGGGCTCGAATCGGCATCCCGTCGTTCTCGAGCTGGAACAACCCGGAGCCGGAGCTGGTCCTGATCGTGGATTCCCGCGGCCGGGTGCGTGGCGCGACGGTGGGCAATGACGTGAACCTGCGCGATGTGGAGGGCCGCAGCGCACTCCTGCTGGGCATGGCCAAGGACAACAACGCGTCCTGCGCCATCGGCCCGTTTATCCGCCTCTTCGACGACCGGTTCAGCCTGGAGTCGCTGCGGAGCGAGGACATCACCATGACGGTGGAGGGAACCGACGGCTACCGTCTTGACGGGAAAAACAGCCTGTCCCGGATCAGCCGGCCCTTCGAGGAACTGGTGGGGGCCGCCTACGGCAGGCACCACCAGTACCCGGACGGCTTTGCCCTGTTCACCGGGACGCTCTTTGCCCCCAGCCAGGACCGGGATACGCCGGGCCTGGGGTTCACGCACAAGGAGGGCGACCGGGTCACGATCCACAGCGCCCAGCTGGGGTCGCTAATCAACACCACGGGCACCGCCGAGGACCTCCCGGCGTGGAGTTTTGGGATCCGCGACCTGATGGAATACCTGTCACGGTTTGTCCAGGTCCCGGTGCGGCAAAGCTAGCGCCGCAAATATATGACCCAGGGAAAGGCCCAGTAACTACCGACCAGGTTCTGGGCCTTTTCCGCGTCCTACTGCTGCCCGAACTTCTGCAGGCTGAGCGAGCGGCTCCTGATCCCCTCGATGTGGCTGTTCATCGCGGCCGTCGCCGCGGCCGGGTTCCCTGCCTTGAACGCATCGATGATGGCCTGGTGCTCCTGCACGGTGTGGTCGCCGCTCATGTCGTTGTGCACCATGAGCCGGAACCGCTGGATGTGCCCCTCGATGGAGCCGTAGGCGCGGAGCAGGAACTCGTTGTCGGTGGCTTCCACGATGCGCCGGTGGAAGTTCTCGTCTGCCTGCCAGTAGGCCCGGTAACCCGCGAAGGTGTCGCCCCCATGGCGCGACGCCTCAAGGTCGCGGTGGAGCTTTTCCAGGTCCGCCACCAGCTCCTCGGTTGAGTTGGTGCAGGCAATGCTGGTGCACGCGGGTTCCAGGATCGCCCGCGAGGTCAGCAGCGCCGCGACGTCGCTGGCTGTCGGTTCGGGGGCCACCTTGTAACCACGCAGGGCTTCGCGCCGGACCATGCCGGTTGTTTCCAGCCGCGCCAGGGCTTCCCGGACCGGCGTGGAGGACACCTTGAAGCGCTTGGCCAGCCCGTCGATGCTCAGCGGCGAGCCCGTGGAGATCTTGTCATCCAGCAACAGGGACAGGATGGCCTCGAACACCTGGTCAACCAGCATGGGCCGGCCGGGGATGAGTACTTCTTCTTCAGGCGAAGCGGCGTTCATTTCGGAATCCTATGCGAAGTATCGGTCAACGAAGGCAGCGCCAGAGGCGCTTCCCGTCACAAAACAATGACCGCAAAAAAGGTGTTGGCGGAAAATCGTGCATGATGTACGGTACATGATACCGGACAGCGAAGTGATCTGTACCACAGCCAAGCTGCCCATCAAGGTTGGAAGCTCTCCTACCACCCCTCCTCCCCCACCTCCGAAGGCGTGTAGATGATTCAGTTTCGATCGATGTTGGTGACCGTCGCCGCAGTTTCCATGGCGAGCGTGCTTCTCTCCGGGTGCTCCAACCCCGAAATGACCAGCTCAGCCCAGTCCGATGCCCCTAAAAGCTCGAGCTCCGAGGGGGCCGTCAAAGTCGACGAAGCCGCCGCCGCAGCACTCCCCAAGGATGCGCGGGACAGGGGAACGCTGACCGTCACCATGAGCCAGAGCTCACCTCCCCTGCACTTCATGGCCGCCGACGGGACAACCATTCAAGGCATTGACCCGGAAATTGCCATGGCCCTGGGCCAGACGCTGGGCCTGAAAACGGAGGTAAAGAGCGGCCCCTTCGACGGCATCATCCCCGGTATTGCTGCCGGCAAGTTCGACATGGTGATTTCCCAGATGTCCCCCTCCACCGAACGCATGAAAGTCCTTGATTTCGTGGACTACTACCAGTCAGGCAGCGGCATCGGCGTCGCTCCGGGCAACCCGCAGCACCTGACTCTGGACACGTTCTGCGGCAAGCGTGTTGGCGTGCTGAAGGGTTCGTTCCAGGACCTCAAGCGCCTGCCGGCCCTGTCTAAGGCCTGCACGGACGGCGGCAAACCGGCTATCGAAGCCATGACCTACCCGGATATGCAGGCCCCCAACCTCGCCTTGACGGCCGGACGCATCGATGCGGTCTACATCGACGGACCCACCCTGGGCTACGCCATCAAGCAGGGCGGCCAGATCGAACTGCTCGGCGAAAAGGACGTCTCCCCCGTCAGCATCGGCTTCAAGAAGGGGGCGGGCATGGAAAAGGCGGTCCAGCTCGGCATGGAGTCTCTCGCGAAGAGCGGCAAGTACAAGGAAATCCTCGACAAGTGGGGCGTGGGCACCGGTGCAATCTCTGACTTCGCCTTCAACAAAGCGCAGTAGCCACATGGCCAACACAGCCACGGAACCCGACGCCAAGGCACCCGCCGGTGACGCGTTGGACCGCCAGCTTCTCCTGGGCCGTCCGCACCAGCGCCACGGAGGGTTGTGGCTGACGGCGGCAATCGTCCTGTTCGCGATCTTCCTGGTGGGCTACT
Encoded here:
- a CDS encoding alpha-hydroxy acid oxidase, whose translation is MEDRQLPKWSEIRELVQFRSFEMDPVQRRLARAFTIADLRAMAQKTTPKAVFNYTDGAAEEEITIARCRQAYRDVEFSPAVLRDVSDPDPSTKLFGRTIDFPLVLAPTGYTRMMHNDGEKAVARVAARNNIPYTLSTVGTTTVEDLAKAVPEGNNWFQLYIAKDRSKTEGLLERVLTSGYDVLMVTVDTQVGGARVRELRDGLTIPPTLSPKTFADMALHPSWWFDKLTTPPIEFASLKGFGGNSAEVADQVFDPALTFEDIAWLRKVWPHKLLVKGIQTVKDAERVVELGCDGVVLSNHGGRQLDRSPTILKILPQVREALGSNPTVLIDSGIMSGSDILAAVGLGADAAMVGRAYLYGLMAGGERGAAHAVKILRSQYVRSMQLLGVKSTAGISGDHVALAG
- a CDS encoding IclR family transcriptional regulator, which encodes MPRLTPAVVRSLDVLELFMDARHGLSAPEVVQRTGLPRTTVHELLTTLTERKYLRRDDATATYHLGLSVFRLGNAFAERLDLHAVGLRISQSVGRECDETVNVGILDGADVVYICKVDSTQSVRMVSRMGGRLPASCTAVGKALLAYLPDAERKRIITKGLAKLTPNSITEPHALANVLDEIRASGLAFESGESTPDVSCVAAPVRDYTGAVVAALSISVPDMRWNQRPVEEWSALAADGAARLSAELGYR
- a CDS encoding aldehyde dehydrogenase (NADP(+)), which gives rise to MQTTPEQVENQIVAAHAAYEQARDVEPQVRGSWLEAIAAALEANADELVGLGEQETHLDQGRLRFELKRSVFQLRLFRSEILAGEHLGAIIDHADQDWGMGPRPDLRRVNVPLGVVGVFGASNFPFAFSVMGGDTASALAAGCAVVHKIHEGHLQLALRTAAIVEEALAAAGAPQGLFSAVVGRKAAEALVDHPLTKAIGFTGSTAGGRALFDRACRRPTPIPFYGELGSINPVFVTEQAWATRRDAILSGYAASFTAGMGQFCTKPGLLFAPAEDMDEVAALLQQELEAKSVAPLLSPKLREGFDAALEKVRSAEGVDVLVKGDDAEAPRPTVLATTAEAVLAQPELLEQEMFGPATLIIRYRPGTDLTELAALLEGQLTATVQGEPEEKLEDLLTVLRERSGRLVWNAWPTGVSVTYAQQHGGPYPATTAASTTSVGTAAIGRFMRPVAYDSFAPEQLPPALRDDNPWNITRRVDGIHQPAGQKAETR
- a CDS encoding fumarylacetoacetate hydrolase family protein — its product is MTTVSADQILPADADKALLVGRVWDPETGGPRVVSISGQDVFDHTPHVHTVAELLDLDDPAGLIMSTRESPSWDLAALIDASLAQDTERPHLLAPVDLQVVKACGVTFVDSMIERVIEERCGGDFHQAAAVRESVLAVLGSDLASVRPGSEEARQVKEVFTAKGMWSQYLEVGLGADPEVFTKAPVLSSVGFGARIGIPSFSSWNNPEPELVLIVDSRGRVRGATVGNDVNLRDVEGRSALLLGMAKDNNASCAIGPFIRLFDDRFSLESLRSEDITMTVEGTDGYRLDGKNSLSRISRPFEELVGAAYGRHHQYPDGFALFTGTLFAPSQDRDTPGLGFTHKEGDRVTIHSAQLGSLINTTGTAEDLPAWSFGIRDLMEYLSRFVQVPVRQS
- a CDS encoding GntR family transcriptional regulator; this encodes MNAASPEEEVLIPGRPMLVDQVFEAILSLLLDDKISTGSPLSIDGLAKRFKVSSTPVREALARLETTGMVRREALRGYKVAPEPTASDVAALLTSRAILEPACTSIACTNSTEELVADLEKLHRDLEASRHGGDTFAGYRAYWQADENFHRRIVEATDNEFLLRAYGSIEGHIQRFRLMVHNDMSGDHTVQEHQAIIDAFKAGNPAAATAAMNSHIEGIRSRSLSLQKFGQQ
- a CDS encoding ABC transporter substrate-binding protein, with the protein product MIQFRSMLVTVAAVSMASVLLSGCSNPEMTSSAQSDAPKSSSSEGAVKVDEAAAAALPKDARDRGTLTVTMSQSSPPLHFMAADGTTIQGIDPEIAMALGQTLGLKTEVKSGPFDGIIPGIAAGKFDMVISQMSPSTERMKVLDFVDYYQSGSGIGVAPGNPQHLTLDTFCGKRVGVLKGSFQDLKRLPALSKACTDGGKPAIEAMTYPDMQAPNLALTAGRIDAVYIDGPTLGYAIKQGGQIELLGEKDVSPVSIGFKKGAGMEKAVQLGMESLAKSGKYKEILDKWGVGTGAISDFAFNKAQ